One Paenibacillus sp. SYP-B4298 genomic window, TGAAAGTAATGTGAAAATTATAGTATATCAATATCATTTTGATGGATAGGAGGGGAATTGGAAAATGGCCAATGGTAATTTCGCAGGAGGGAAAGGAACTTATGATAATCCTTATTTAATTGAAGATGCTCATGACTTAGACAAAATTAGAATAAATTATACTAACAAGAGTTTCAAACTCATATCTGATATTGATATGAATATAGCCCCGTATAATAGTGGAGAAGGTTGGGCGCCACTCCCTGCGTTTAGAGGCACATCATTAGACGGAAATAACTTTATAATCAAGAATCTATTTATCAATAAGCCCGATGTATCTTACGTAGGGCTGATTAGTTCAATTGGTAATAGTGGTCAAAGCGGGAGTGTAAAGAATCTAGGGCTAGAGAATGTAAGCATAATAGGCGGTTATTCTACCGGGAGTATAGCTGGTTTATGTTCAGTACCAACAAGCTTTATCGAAAATTGTTACACAACAGGTTCCATTAAAGCTACTGGTATGGGAGTGGGGGGATTAGTAGGGGATTTTCAGAAAGGATTAATTAAGAATTGTTATTCGCTTTCTTCTATCTATGGAGCTGAGCGAACGGGGGGAATTATTGGGAGTATTCAAGGCGGAGATGTTATAAATTGCTTCTCCGCAGGACAAGTCAATTCAAGTACTACGACTGAAGTGGGTGGGTTCATAGGAAGTAAATATGGTGGGACAGTTACAGATTGTTTTTGGGATATTCAATCATCTGGCTATACAAATTCTGAAGGAGGGATTGGCAAAATTACTTCAGAGATGTACACATTATCTACTTTTCAAAACTGGAATAATACTGTTTGGCTAATACAGGACGGCGTATATCCTCAGTTGCGTTCGTTTATACCGATTAATCGTAAGATTCTTATTAATGAAAATGGTCATTATCGGTACTACAATGAGTCTGTTTGGTATAGCTTGGGAAAGGTTATAGTTGAAAACGACTATATTAAATATGGAATGTCACCTCAGAGTCTTAGTGTAATTCCAGAATCCGCCTGGTCACAACTTCAAGGAGAAGTTGAAATTTGTTATTTCACTGATGACTCTACCCAAACAGAGGTTTTATTTAATGTTGAAACAGAGCCATTTACCCTTGCTGAGGAATGGGGAGGGGGGAAATTAAAGATACTTGAGTACACTGACAATCCACTGCAGGCAGATTCATCAGTTACTGTTCGCACCGAGCCCTTCGTCCTCTACGACGAACTGGGCGAGCAGATGAATGTTCTCTATTATACAGACGATGAGAATGTGACTAGCCCAAGTCTTGAGATCACCGCCAATTATTCGCCACTTGACGAATTATCTACGGGTTATGAGCTGCATAGCTGGGCAAGCGACGAGAATGCTGAATCGCCCTCGCTCATGATCCATGCAGTGCCTGTGCCTCAGGTTGTTGTGCAGCCAGAGGATGTTGAGCTTGTTGGCGATCTACAGACGATAGTCGTGCAAAAGTTGGGTCATCTGGGGCGTATCCGACTGGCGGTTTCTTTTGACAGCGGGATGACCTGGGAGAGCTATAAATTCAAGCAGTGGGTTGACATTGACATTGGGCAGACCGATCAGATTCGCAAGCAAGGCATGTCGGTGTATGACCTGTCCCAATTAACGGCGAATGTGCTAGCGCACAAAGGGGAGAAGTTAAGAATCGCCTACTATATCGAGGACAATATTCATGGGAATGAAGCGGTAAGCCTCGCCAAGACGGTGCTGCAGGTCGCATCGCCTACCGGTAATGTCAAGGTGGACGGCCTGAAGTTCCACATTTTGAATACGGCGGCTGAACTGGAGCTGGTCTTCCAGGGCAATAAGCTATCTGGGATGCTCACAGATGCAGATCAGGGCAAGGTGCAGTATCGTGTGCTGCTCAACGAAGAGCCCTACTATCCATCGGATGGACAGTATACAAGGCTTGCGGCAGCCCCCTTAACTATTCGGCTGAACATTACGGAGGAGCGGTTGTTTTTTGACCGGGACAATAGGCTAAGGGTGGAATTTCGGGATGGCTGGGGGCAGGAGGATGTCTGGGAGACAATCTTCGCTGGCTCCTACTCGGGGCTCATGTTCAAGGACGAATCGGGCCACTATCTAACCAACTCCCTAGGCGAGCTTCTCAAGCATCTGAATTTTGGCGTGGTGATCGCGGGTCAGACGACGCTGGAGCAGCAGGTAGTGGTAAGGAATCAGCTTGGTGAACGGGTGCAAAATCTCCAACTGGAGGTGGCGCAGGACAAGCTGCCTGAGGGGGTCGCCGTACAGCTCTCCCGCACAGCCTCGCCGTTCCGCGCAGAGGAGTCGCTGCTGTTCAATCAGATCGTGGAGCCGGAGGAGGAGTTGACCTTCTACGTCCGGCTGTCCACCCAAATACATGCGCCGGCGGCACCCGCCGGGCAGTTCGAGATTCGGGCCAATGCCGATGCGTTATAACTCTCAATGCAATGAGACAGGATGTGAGGAAGGATGGAGCAAACGGAGGAGCTTCAGAGTACATTAACGGTGAAGACCGTCAGAGCGAACCGGATGCAAGGAGCCTTTGTCCTGTACCGACCGGGGCAGGAGGAGAAGGAGGCGGAGGTCACTGTCCGTCAGCTTAACACAGGCAGCATGCATGCGCTGATCGCTGTCCGAACGTTCCGTTCGCAGGAATGGCAAGCGACACTAGGGGTCAAATACCGCGGGCAGAGCAGCCTGCAAGCGGGTATTACGGCGATGCCGCTGGCTCAACTGGATGCGAGTCTGGAGGTTCGGCCGCATAACCGGATGCTGGGCTCCTTCGAGCTGCTGGAGGCGCCACGCAAGGAAGCTGCTGTGACCGCGATTGCGGATGCCAGCACGCGAAGTCTGGAGCGGCTGCGGACCATCAACTATGGCGACGCCCGCAGTATGCTGACAGGCCGCAATACGGATGAGGCGTTTGAGGCATTTGTACGATTTGCCGATCTGGATACGGTGATCCCGGATATTCATGTGATCGAGCAAGCGGTGCTGCGCCTCTACTATGTGCAGTTCCCGGCAGGGAGTCGGCTGGAGCTGCATCAGCCAGATGCGTTATGGCGGGAGATGGGCATCACGGATGCCAATAAGCCGCTCTCCAGCGAGCTGCTGACGCATGAATACCATGTCCATCCCGCAGAGCGGTGCGTGGAAATAGATGTGCTGGCGCTCGTTCAGCGCTGGCGGTCTGGAGAGCTGCCGAACCTGGGTCTGATCATCCGAACACCGGATGACCGTACCCTTAGCTTCTATACGCGCGAGTCGGGTTACCCGCCGCAGCTACGCATTTCCTATGTGACGTCTCAAGTATACAGCATCGGACGCGAGTGGCTAAGCGGAGGAATGTTCGTCTATGGGGGAGGTCGCAAGGATGTGTCAGCTCAACTGACTGTACACAGTGATGTCGGCTTCTCCTGGCGGTCTGCTGGCCTCTATGTGCATCGCGCGGAAGATCCGCTGCTTGTTGAGCGCACGGGCGAACTGACTGTATCTTGTCCGACACTTGATGGACAGATGGTGGTGTACCGGAGACAGGAGGAGGATAAGGGGGCTGTATTGACAGTACGGCATGAGGATCACACCTCTCCTGCTGCCAGCCTTGGCGCCCAGCGTCCACAGCTTCATGCGCGCCTGACGGTTGATCCGCGAAGCTCTCTGCGCTCTGAATTGACGGTCAGGGTAGAGGGGGGCGAGAGTACGGCGGGGCAGCTTCATGTATCCAGACCAGACGCAAGCGGTCAACTGGAGGTCTCCCCGTACACTCGGAGCCAGGGCGCGATAGAAGCGCTGCTTGAGGTGCGGACGCATCGGGAGCAGGTGTGGGAAGGGATCATTCACGCGAGCCGACCCGATCTGTCAGGCAGGCTGCATGCGCGAATCCCAGATAGTGATGCGATTATGGCTTTCCTGCAAGTGCCCGGCTATAACGATACGTCAGCCAAGCTTGCTATCTCTCATCCCGACTTGGAGGGACGCGTGCAGGCGAGAGCGAATGGGCAGGATGAGCGGGCTTGTCTGCTGCAGGTCGTCGGGTACGACTATCGGATGGCGCAGATGAAGGTAAGCCGCCCCGATCTCCCGGCAGCGCTGCGCATCTACCGGATGTAT contains:
- a CDS encoding DNRLRE domain-containing protein, producing the protein MEQTEELQSTLTVKTVRANRMQGAFVLYRPGQEEKEAEVTVRQLNTGSMHALIAVRTFRSQEWQATLGVKYRGQSSLQAGITAMPLAQLDASLEVRPHNRMLGSFELLEAPRKEAAVTAIADASTRSLERLRTINYGDARSMLTGRNTDEAFEAFVRFADLDTVIPDIHVIEQAVLRLYYVQFPAGSRLELHQPDALWREMGITDANKPLSSELLTHEYHVHPAERCVEIDVLALVQRWRSGELPNLGLIIRTPDDRTLSFYTRESGYPPQLRISYVTSQVYSIGREWLSGGMFVYGGGRKDVSAQLTVHSDVGFSWRSAGLYVHRAEDPLLVERTGELTVSCPTLDGQMVVYRRQEEDKGAVLTVRHEDHTSPAASLGAQRPQLHARLTVDPRSSLRSELTVRVEGGESTAGQLHVSRPDASGQLEVSPYTRSQGAIEALLEVRTHREQVWEGIIHASRPDLSGRLHARIPDSDAIMAFLQVPGYNDTSAKLAISHPDLEGRVQARANGQDERACLLQVVGYDYRMAQMKVSRPDLPAALRIYRMYAEAGRDGLLTVPHYEERAATLTSSRPDLPAIVKVKYTSEAAGELGVKERAFIQGELDVRQIAEAAGELLVKQIEEQAAWLGVHRPQLAAVLHPRVPGMAEWAARMEIRKRDAADLSSLLSVKGTGNRGYAFIL